A genomic stretch from Pseudomonas mendocina includes:
- the rpoE gene encoding RNA polymerase sigma factor RpoE, with protein sequence MLTQEEDQQLVERVQRGDKRAFDLLVMKYQHKILGLIVRFVHDSHEAQDVAQEAFVKAYRALGNFRGDSAFYTWLYRIAINTAKNYLVSRGRRPPDSDVSAEDAEFYDGDHALKDIESPERALLRDEIEATVHRSIEQLPEDLRTALTLREFDGLSYEDIASVMQCPVGTVRSRIFRAREAIDRSLQPLLQEA encoded by the coding sequence ATGCTAACCCAGGAAGAAGATCAGCAGCTGGTCGAGCGCGTGCAGCGCGGCGATAAGCGCGCATTTGATCTGTTGGTGATGAAGTATCAACACAAGATTCTCGGGTTGATTGTGCGTTTTGTGCATGACAGCCATGAGGCTCAGGACGTTGCGCAGGAAGCTTTCGTCAAGGCTTATCGGGCGTTAGGTAACTTTAGGGGCGACAGTGCTTTCTATACCTGGCTTTACCGAATTGCCATCAATACGGCGAAGAACTATTTGGTATCGAGAGGACGTCGTCCGCCAGATAGTGATGTCAGTGCAGAGGATGCTGAATTTTATGATGGTGATCATGCCCTTAAGGACATTGAATCGCCTGAGCGCGCACTGCTGCGCGATGAAATTGAGGCAACTGTGCATCGCAGTATTGAGCAGTTACCAGAAGACTTGCGCACGGCGCTGACGCTGCGAGAGTTTGATGGGTTGAGTTACGAGGATATAGCCAGTGTTATGCAATGTCCTGTCGGTACCGTGCGTTCACGTATTTTCCGCGCGCGGGAAGCCATAGATAGATCCTTGCAACCATTGTTGCAGGAAGCCTGA
- the nadB gene encoding L-aspartate oxidase produces the protein MSQHFQHDVLVIGSGAAGLTLALTLPGHLSIAVLSKGNLSNGSTYWAQGGVAAVLDTTDTVESHVEDTLIAGGGLCREDAVRFTVEHSREAIQWLIDQGVPFTRDDEPHKEDGGFEFHLTREGGHSHRRIIHAADATGAAIFNTLLEQTRKRSNVELLEQRVAVDLITERKIGLPGQRCLGAYVLNRETGEVDTYNARFVVLATGGAAKVYLYTSNQDSACGDGIAMAWRAGCRVGNLEFNQFHPTCLYHPQAKSFLITEALRGEGALLKLPNGERFMPRFDERAELAPRDIVARAIDHEMKRLGVDCVYLDISHKPADFIKSHFPTVYERCLTFGIDITREPIPVVPAAHYTCGGVVVDQHGRTDIPGLYAIGETSFTGLHGANRMASNSLLECFVYGRSAAADITAQLDTVQEPPQLPCWDASQVTDSDEDVIIAHNWDELRRFMWDYVGIVRTSKRLQRAEHRVRLLLDEIDEFYSNYKVSRDLIELRNLAQVAELIIRSAMQRRESRGLHYTLDYPQQLPEARDTILQPPTYSD, from the coding sequence ATGAGCCAACACTTCCAACACGATGTACTGGTTATCGGCAGCGGCGCAGCGGGACTGACCCTGGCACTCACATTGCCAGGCCACTTGAGTATTGCCGTCCTCAGTAAGGGTAACCTGTCCAATGGCTCGACCTATTGGGCCCAAGGTGGCGTTGCCGCAGTTCTGGACACAACAGATACTGTCGAGTCCCATGTTGAAGACACGTTAATCGCGGGTGGAGGTCTATGCCGCGAAGATGCTGTGCGCTTCACCGTTGAGCACAGCCGCGAAGCCATTCAGTGGCTTATCGACCAAGGCGTGCCCTTCACCCGTGACGATGAACCGCATAAAGAAGACGGCGGGTTTGAGTTTCACCTGACCCGCGAGGGCGGTCACAGCCACCGCCGCATTATTCATGCTGCTGATGCAACTGGCGCCGCCATTTTTAACACACTGCTTGAACAAACCCGCAAACGTAGCAATGTAGAGCTGCTGGAGCAGCGCGTCGCCGTCGATTTGATTACCGAGCGTAAGATCGGTCTGCCAGGGCAACGCTGCCTCGGCGCATACGTGCTCAATCGCGAGACCGGTGAAGTCGACACCTACAATGCCCGATTTGTCGTACTTGCTACTGGCGGCGCCGCTAAGGTTTACCTGTACACCAGCAACCAAGACAGCGCCTGTGGTGATGGTATTGCCATGGCTTGGCGCGCTGGGTGCAGGGTTGGCAACCTTGAATTTAACCAGTTCCACCCGACATGCTTGTATCACCCTCAGGCCAAGAGCTTTCTGATTACCGAAGCCCTGCGCGGTGAAGGCGCTCTGCTTAAACTGCCTAACGGCGAGCGTTTTATGCCACGCTTTGATGAACGCGCAGAGCTTGCCCCTCGCGATATCGTAGCGCGCGCCATTGATCATGAAATGAAGCGACTGGGTGTCGACTGCGTCTATCTGGACATCAGCCACAAACCCGCTGACTTCATCAAATCACACTTCCCGACCGTGTATGAACGCTGCCTGACATTTGGCATCGACATTACCCGAGAACCCATCCCAGTGGTCCCCGCTGCCCACTACACCTGTGGCGGCGTTGTTGTTGATCAACATGGGCGCACCGACATCCCTGGGCTTTATGCCATTGGCGAAACCAGCTTTACCGGCCTTCATGGTGCTAACCGTATGGCCAGTAACTCTCTGCTGGAATGCTTTGTTTATGGCCGCTCGGCTGCCGCTGATATCACAGCCCAACTGGACACGGTCCAAGAACCACCTCAGCTGCCCTGCTGGGACGCCAGCCAGGTTACAGACTCCGATGAGGACGTCATCATCGCTCACAACTGGGACGAGCTACGGCGCTTTATGTGGGACTACGTAGGCATCGTGCGCACCAGCAAGCGCCTACAGCGTGCAGAACATCGGGTACGGCTGCTACTGGACGAGATCGATGAGTTCTACAGCAACTACAAAGTCAGCCGGGACTTGATTGAGCTGCGCAACTTGGCCCAGGTCGCGGAACTGATCATCCGCTCAGCCATGCAGCGCCGTGAAAGCCGTGGCCTGCATTACACCCTCGACTACCCGCAACAGTTACCTGAAGCTAGGGACACTATTCTGCAACCGCCCACCTATAGCGACTGA
- a CDS encoding protein YgfX — protein sequence MSSLSDYFECRWRASRWLLCIYALLQAMLLCCLYPLDLAVWCKLLIVLMCISHAVWVVPRYLLNSRRSAYQGLRWTESGWQVFSESEGWQAIELHPDSLALPLMVFLRFRLAGQRRVRSLCVARDSLSYHEHRRLRVRLKFSRYRWAVAE from the coding sequence GTGTCCAGCCTAAGTGATTACTTCGAGTGTCGCTGGCGGGCTTCCCGCTGGCTGTTGTGTATTTATGCACTGTTGCAGGCAATGCTGCTGTGTTGCCTGTACCCGCTTGATCTAGCGGTCTGGTGCAAACTGCTTATTGTATTGATGTGCATTTCCCACGCCGTTTGGGTGGTTCCCCGGTACTTATTAAACTCGCGGCGCAGCGCCTATCAGGGGTTACGTTGGACGGAATCAGGCTGGCAGGTCTTCAGCGAGTCCGAGGGGTGGCAGGCGATCGAGCTACACCCAGACAGCTTGGCGTTACCGTTAATGGTCTTTTTACGCTTCAGGCTGGCGGGGCAGCGGAGAGTGCGCTCGCTGTGTGTTGCCCGTGATAGCCTTTCCTATCACGAGCATCGTCGGTTGCGTGTGCGGCTTAAGTTCAGTCGCTATAGGTGGGCGGTTGCAGAATAG
- a CDS encoding succinate dehydrogenase assembly factor 2 — protein MVDSVELKRLYWHSRRGMLELDVLLVPFVEEVYATLDEEDQARFRKLLECEDQDMFGWFMQRGEPEDADLKRIVRMILDRVQPK, from the coding sequence ATGGTTGATTCGGTTGAACTCAAGCGCCTCTACTGGCACAGCCGTCGTGGCATGCTGGAGCTGGATGTGCTGTTGGTGCCTTTTGTCGAGGAGGTTTACGCGACTCTTGATGAAGAAGATCAGGCGCGTTTCCGCAAGCTGCTCGAATGTGAAGATCAGGACATGTTCGGCTGGTTTATGCAGCGTGGCGAGCCTGAAGATGCTGATCTGAAACGGATCGTGCGGATGATTCTGGACCGTGTCCAGCCTAAGTGA
- a CDS encoding folate-binding protein YgfZ, with amino-acid sequence MANSPFFCLLSHEGILAVSGPDAGKFLQGQITCNINYLSDSHSSLGARCTPKGRMLSSFRIVSSNDGFFLALASELLEGQLADLKKYAVFSKATLSDVSHDWSRFGLVGADALLADLNIDLPNETDSVARQGDLLAIRLSDGRAELWVPNNQLDDIKNKLSSQLKEAPLNQWLLTQIRAGIGQVTGQTRELFIPQMINLQAVGGVSFKKGCYTGQEIVARMQYLGKLKRRLYRLELSSADLPAPGAELFSPVHSSSVGEVVLAARTDTTVELLAVLQEDAVVDGRITLNSGDGQPLKLLSLPYTLDSDREIQR; translated from the coding sequence ATGGCCAATTCCCCGTTTTTTTGCTTGCTCAGTCACGAAGGTATTCTTGCTGTAAGTGGGCCGGATGCCGGCAAGTTTCTTCAGGGCCAGATCACCTGCAATATCAATTATCTGAGTGACTCGCACAGCAGCCTAGGCGCACGCTGCACGCCTAAAGGACGCATGCTGTCTAGCTTTCGCATTGTCAGCAGCAATGATGGTTTTTTTCTCGCCCTAGCCAGTGAATTGCTGGAAGGACAGCTTGCTGACCTGAAAAAATATGCTGTCTTCAGCAAAGCTACACTGAGTGATGTCAGTCATGACTGGTCGCGCTTCGGTCTTGTTGGGGCCGACGCCCTGCTGGCTGACCTCAATATTGACCTACCCAATGAAACCGACTCGGTTGCTCGTCAGGGCGACCTTCTAGCCATACGCCTGAGCGATGGCCGGGCGGAATTGTGGGTACCAAACAACCAACTGGACGACATTAAAAACAAACTGTCCTCGCAGCTGAAGGAAGCGCCACTCAATCAGTGGCTTCTGACCCAAATACGTGCCGGTATTGGTCAAGTCACCGGACAGACTCGCGAGCTGTTCATCCCACAGATGATCAACCTGCAGGCTGTGGGGGGCGTCAGCTTTAAAAAGGGCTGTTATACCGGCCAAGAAATTGTGGCGCGCATGCAGTATCTGGGCAAACTCAAACGACGCCTCTACCGTCTGGAGCTTTCCTCTGCCGATCTACCTGCGCCGGGCGCCGAGCTATTCTCTCCGGTACACAGCTCCAGCGTCGGAGAAGTCGTACTGGCTGCCCGTACCGATACAACCGTGGAGCTGCTGGCCGTATTGCAGGAAGATGCCGTTGTCGACGGTCGCATTACACTGAACTCAGGCGATGGACAGCCTCTGAAGCTTCTAAGTTTGCCGTATACCCTTGATTCTGATCGCGAAATTCAGCGTTAA
- a CDS encoding HDOD domain-containing protein yields the protein MSTLSEKVLQDLTQAIERDELVLPTLPEVALRVREAAEDPDISVPQLCKVIGNDAALTARIIKVVNSPLLRTNKEITDLQMAVSRLGINYTCNLATGLAMEQMFQATSDVIDRKMREVWNKSTEIAGICHVLCKNYTRLPADQATLAGLVHMIGVLPILTYAEEHSELLADSISLNHVIEQIHPIIGEKILRTWDFPEMIANVPGNYLDFNRDSNKVDYTDIVQVATLQSYLGTEHPYTQLDWSSIASFRKLGLDPGQNLNDDEDLSAAMEAAMTMLQ from the coding sequence ATGAGCACGCTATCTGAAAAAGTCCTACAGGATCTGACCCAGGCCATCGAGCGCGATGAACTGGTACTGCCTACACTGCCGGAAGTTGCTTTGCGCGTACGAGAGGCCGCAGAAGACCCGGACATTAGTGTCCCACAACTGTGCAAGGTTATCGGCAATGATGCCGCCCTGACTGCCCGCATCATCAAAGTGGTCAACAGCCCTCTGCTGCGCACCAACAAAGAAATCACAGACCTGCAAATGGCTGTGAGCCGCCTGGGCATCAACTACACCTGCAACTTGGCCACCGGCCTGGCCATGGAGCAAATGTTCCAAGCCACCAGTGACGTGATTGATCGCAAAATGCGCGAAGTCTGGAACAAGAGCACTGAGATTGCAGGTATCTGTCACGTACTCTGCAAAAACTACACGCGCCTGCCAGCCGACCAAGCGACACTCGCAGGCCTTGTGCACATGATCGGCGTCTTGCCCATTCTTACCTACGCTGAAGAGCACAGTGAGCTGTTGGCAGACTCAATCAGCCTTAACCACGTGATTGAGCAGATTCACCCGATCATTGGCGAAAAGATTCTGCGTACCTGGGACTTCCCGGAAATGATTGCCAACGTGCCGGGCAACTACCTGGACTTTAACCGCGACAGCAACAAAGTCGACTACACCGATATCGTTCAAGTCGCCACCCTGCAAAGCTACTTGGGTACTGAGCACCCTTACACTCAGCTGGACTGGAGCTCAATCGCGTCCTTCCGCAAACTAGGACTCGACCCAGGCCAGAACCTCAATGACGACGAGGACCTGTCAGCTGCCATGGAAGCTGCCATGACCATGTTGCAGTAA
- a CDS encoding sensor histidine kinase — MFKSGSLRGRLLRRLAFLLAIILLISSFTAYWSARRAADTAYDRTLLASARAVVAGLYSEDGHLSANIPYIALDSFAYDSEGRIYYQVLDPKGALVSGYEGLPGPPASVELTRDYPALARFYDAEYLGQGVRVVSLMKPVSEPDLTGMAEIRVAETLGARERLARDLLMGTLWRMLFLSLTALLLVWLAVSVALRPLNILRRRLDMRSSDELRPLPVESMPRELQPLILALNQFNERLRNLFERQSQFIADASHELRTPLATMKARVELGLRSSEPEVWLGTLQATAQSTDKLTHLANQLLSLARIESGARAILEGGAQPLDLTELARELGLAMAPLAHGKGIALALEAEEPVWVRGEPTLLNELLSNLLDNALAHTRPGGNVILRVLPAGTLEVEDDGPGIPEAEYERVFARFYRTTNRSTGAGLGLAIVGEICRAHQANISLHQAASGGLLVRVTFTSVG; from the coding sequence ATGTTTAAAAGTGGCAGCCTGCGCGGTCGACTGCTGCGTCGACTGGCCTTCTTACTGGCCATCATTCTGCTTATCAGCAGTTTTACTGCTTACTGGAGTGCAAGGCGTGCTGCCGATACCGCCTATGACCGAACGCTGCTGGCGTCTGCTCGTGCGGTGGTCGCAGGGCTGTATTCGGAAGACGGCCATCTCAGTGCCAATATCCCTTATATCGCGTTGGACAGCTTTGCTTACGACAGCGAAGGGCGCATTTACTATCAAGTCCTCGATCCCAAGGGGGCCTTGGTCTCGGGTTATGAAGGTTTGCCAGGCCCACCTGCCAGTGTTGAGCTGACGCGGGACTATCCGGCATTGGCTCGTTTCTACGATGCGGAATACCTAGGTCAGGGGGTGCGGGTCGTCAGCCTGATGAAGCCGGTGAGTGAGCCTGACCTGACGGGCATGGCGGAGATTCGTGTGGCGGAGACGTTGGGCGCGCGTGAGCGCTTGGCTCGTGATCTGCTGATGGGGACGCTGTGGCGTATGTTGTTCCTATCGTTGACCGCGTTATTGCTGGTTTGGCTGGCGGTAAGTGTGGCGCTGCGGCCGTTGAATATTTTGCGTCGTCGCCTGGATATGCGCAGCAGTGATGAACTGCGACCGCTGCCGGTTGAAAGCATGCCTCGTGAGTTGCAGCCTTTGATTCTGGCACTCAATCAGTTCAATGAGCGGTTGCGTAACTTGTTTGAACGCCAGTCGCAGTTTATTGCTGACGCCTCCCATGAGCTGCGCACGCCGCTGGCTACGATGAAAGCGCGGGTTGAGTTGGGGCTGCGCTCTAGTGAGCCGGAGGTTTGGCTCGGCACTTTGCAGGCAACCGCGCAAAGTACTGACAAATTGACTCACTTGGCGAATCAGCTGTTGTCGTTGGCGCGTATTGAAAGTGGAGCAAGGGCGATTCTTGAAGGCGGCGCACAGCCCCTTGATCTGACTGAGCTGGCCCGTGAGCTGGGCCTGGCCATGGCGCCATTGGCTCATGGCAAAGGGATCGCGCTGGCGCTGGAGGCCGAAGAGCCTGTATGGGTGAGGGGGGAGCCCACGCTGTTAAATGAGCTCCTGTCTAACTTGCTGGATAATGCGCTGGCCCACACACGCCCTGGCGGTAACGTGATTTTGAGGGTGCTGCCGGCTGGGACGCTTGAGGTTGAGGACGATGGCCCTGGTATTCCAGAGGCTGAATATGAGCGGGTGTTTGCTCGATTTTACCGGACGACAAACCGCAGCACGGGCGCTGGATTGGGGTTAGCTATTGTCGGTGAAATCTGTCGGGCCCATCAGGCCAATATCAGCCTGCATCAGGCAGCCTCGGGTGGGCTTCTGGTGCGCGTGACGTTTACGTCTGTAGGTTAG
- a CDS encoding response regulator produces MRILLVEDHVQLAESVAQALKSAGWTVDMLHDGIAADLALSSEDYALAILDVGLPRMDGFQLLARLRERGKNLPVLMLTARVEVKDRVHGLNLGADDYLAKPFELSELEARVKALLRRSLMGGERQQRCGSLVYDLDTRRFSLDGELLVLTSREQEVLEVMIARPGRVMSKEQLASQVFGLDEEVSTDAIEIYIHRLRKKLEGGQVRIVTFRGLGYLLEANNV; encoded by the coding sequence GTGCGAATTCTGCTGGTTGAAGACCATGTGCAGTTAGCTGAGAGCGTGGCTCAAGCACTGAAAAGCGCTGGCTGGACAGTGGACATGCTGCACGATGGGATTGCAGCGGATCTGGCCTTGAGCAGCGAAGACTATGCACTGGCCATCCTGGATGTGGGCTTGCCGCGCATGGATGGATTTCAGCTGCTGGCGCGGCTGAGGGAGCGTGGTAAAAACCTGCCTGTGCTGATGCTAACGGCTCGCGTAGAAGTGAAAGACCGGGTTCACGGCCTTAATCTGGGAGCTGATGATTACCTGGCTAAACCGTTTGAGCTGTCCGAGCTTGAGGCGAGAGTTAAAGCCTTATTACGCCGTTCTCTGATGGGTGGTGAACGTCAACAGCGCTGCGGCAGCCTTGTATATGACCTCGACACACGCCGCTTCAGCCTCGATGGTGAGCTGTTAGTGCTGACATCCCGTGAGCAGGAGGTCCTGGAGGTCATGATTGCCCGACCGGGCCGAGTCATGAGCAAAGAGCAGCTGGCGTCGCAGGTGTTCGGCCTGGATGAAGAAGTGAGTACGGATGCGATTGAAATCTACATTCATCGCCTGCGAAAAAAACTGGAGGGCGGGCAGGTGCGGATCGTAACGTTCCGTGGGCTAGGGTATCTGTTAGAAGCCAACAATGTTTAA